In Silene latifolia isolate original U9 population chromosome X, ASM4854445v1, whole genome shotgun sequence, the following proteins share a genomic window:
- the LOC141619802 gene encoding kinesin-like protein KIN-12D isoform X1 — protein sequence MMRSDSDEIENVPFNPNHHPPTTNTTTNTNTKQPPKIDKTPLKSRPIPPSFLLRTPERQAFSNAPKNRFGFSTLNESRDDHSSRNNHSASLNLTPRVSGRTTSTATYSDVTSNQTTPTKSVTKPPNPAYLYTTSRNPAHASARPASHSRPFSSSSTPHPSLVNTVDVSHFDLKEDPSFWMDHNVQVIIRVRPLNGNEKTMYGYNRCVKQDSAHCITWIPQPETRFTFDHVACETVDQEMLFRMAGLPMVENCLSGYNSCMFAYGQTGSGKTYTMLGEMEDVEFTPSPHRGMTPRIFEFLFARIRAEEESRRDEKLKYSCKCSFLEIYNEQITDLLDPSSTNLLLREDVKKGVYVENLSEFEVHTVGDILGLLIQGSSNRKVAATNMNRESSRSHCVFICIIESKWERDSVTNYRFARLNLVDLAGSERQKSSGAEGDRLKEAANINKSLSTLGHVIMLLVDIAHGKPRHIPYRDSRLTFLLQDSLGGNSKTMIIANVSPSICCAAETLNTLKFAQRAKLIQNNAVVNEDSSGDVAVLQHQIWLLKEELSALKCQNVSRTLAFDQSTSISSQVNSEEEMRSENDQVNASEDLVESESKGGVRVSSKQFKSLEMMLAGALRREQMAETSLKQLEAEIEQLNRLVRQREEDTRCTKMKLKFREDKIQRLESLLGEMKPVDAYLLEENATLCEEIQMLQSKVDRNPEVTRFAVENIRLLEELRRFQDFYEEGERDLLMNEVSELRAQLIRFHDDSMQQHIVSNIAQDAAIDRKEHESLTFKLTNTTNELAQCQTKLKSCLETNSKLSREIEELHAQLRNKDSELIACHNILDAMKDLQVPKIPSQAHGRVVDENRIKHGDLVSAEELVNLELELDILKIILKEEKQSRWEMEELASSLTRDVQSAEQQVACISKQLKDAEVDLAETKSVIQALESQQLLSTAEIEDLKNHNLELLRKQEVQISALKEQASCQESSSCLKNSDSECTDSPLQEQLKRMQASLDKAKRLNMWYQSDHAYQRSNEEEMDEIRRQAEAETAEVIVCLQEELSVLQERVHESDLREKEAENKLLILETEMKEMHEAFDRLSSDNQVLCQNLQQKEMQIKLLADDWALLSCEIEAALIEGHEALRSASDELDSASTSSQRALISERVGKMIRHISDQELLIQELNTYLEEANIKTSDLEHMLMSLKGATIVMSEAHQKEFSEKEKEILQLKSELQASFFTEKEEMYMSEKNRLESMHIVEVGVLSLQAAFTDFERQCQSKFLAMNHKLKTLEEHAKEAKHSWLQTKELLEYELLDSKAATAQKAMEASCLLVRFEEVQDTMKEADLMINGLMIANETMKLEIEDLRNMDVMLNGEIERLMMEVQTLQSANVLKDQRCNYLENQLALEASSTASLIEELQCLVSATQHASEEAVTSLTHDFYSVISQVKDALNMTRASLEEIWSENVLRDCTLSVIHLCHIGILSDAVSVINFENDLHHDICESKTLISSLREQNTKLRQEMEICRQVNERLLSDLKSSLNHISNKDGEISELHLKLDSFKENLVALQRQEELMLETCNFMGSKLTMLEDESNQSNLTVAASLVEQEKLLKNNAKLIESQAEVFSVELYAKDLEVSLMTSEIQQLAQFSNYKLTMLEDELTRSNLAVAASLVEQEKLHKNNAKLIEFQAEVFSVELYAKDLEVSLMTSEIQQLAQFSNYKLTMLEDELTRSNLAVAASLVEQEKLHENNAKLLESQAEVFSVELYAKDLEVSLLTSEIQQLAQFSNYKLTTLEDELTRSNLTVTASLMEQEKLHENNAKLIESQIEVFSVELYAKDLEISLMTLEIQQLAQFSNYKFTTLEDELTQSNLTVAASLVEQEKLHKSNVKLIESQAEVFSVELYAKDLEVSLLTSEIQELAQFSNYKLTTLEDELTQNNLTLAASLVEQEKLNENNAKLIESQAEVFSIELHAKDLEVSRMTSEIQQLAQRNSDMDKQHLLCCTALDSLVTEIVTLKIFADLREELLFEKESEVDCLHTTIKKAMDSESRVFTQLQALSTLSSKVAKCAYSVETTELQSCSTLNQLQQNLVLVLDQISEDSCQNLESVSKFLEELDCVDFMAKEILTQNLSLNEMLVRKDEIVKGLLFDLRLLQESASDSKIQQDQIDEMEGILHSTECELATKSHDLDEAIAFVKVLEAKVEKQRDILSATTMELENANLSFKILLDENEELKSRVEEIMAAKTSFERETCEKRSAIDSLENELLEMGNTLGQMNNLVESLKSNLADVNSEKDHLQKELLILEGKLETAHALAGENEAIAVEAQQIAESRRIYAEEKEEEVQLLERSVQELDSTISVLENKVDVLKGETERQRLQREELEVELHSFKNQMQSVEFADSEIKRHLDEKTRNLQEALMLIKVLEKDLAHRDTEIAQCRAHISELSLHAESQACEYKQKFKELEAMLEQFRAEAVTNHERNASCNKLEKNPSKARGSASPFKAKGSSSPFKGRGSGSPFKCIGLGFVNQLKSEKDEDINAEKLRIGELEALADSRQKEIFMLNARLAATESMTHDVIRDLLGVKLDMNNCANLLDKQQVKRLMEMGHVDIAESQDHKVINLKKQINEFIVERKGWLEEIDRRETELVAAQIALEELREQVLFLSTENSVLKRDLTNHKRQVAELEEEVKKLSGQQNLQQRIHHHAKIKEENNILKMQNKELSAKVRQAEAYRKTVKKGIDNLRASNGMEDSRQTSRRMSNASFFSAIDR from the exons ATGATGCGCTCTGATTCCGACGAAATTGAGAATGTACCCTTCAACCCTAACCACCACCCTCCTACTACTAATACtactactaatactaatactaaacAACCCCCTAAGATTGATAAAACCCCTCTTAAATCTAGACCTATACCTCCTTCTTTCCTTCTTCGTACCCCTGAAAGGCAGGCCTTCAGTAATGCACCCAAGAATAGATTCGGTTTTTCTACTCTCAATGAATCCCGTGACGACCATTCCTCCCGTAATAATCACTCAGCTTCTCTCAACTTGACACCTAGGGTTAGTGGGAGGACTACTTCCACTGCCACTTACAGTGACGTTACTTCCAACCAGACTACTCCTACTAAGAGCGTCACCAAGCCCCCTAACCCTGCTTACTTGTACACCACCTCTCGCAACCCCGCTCATGCCTCCGCTCGCCCTGCTTCCCATTCCAGACCCTTTTCCTCCTCTTCTACTCCCCATCCCTCTCTTGTTAATACTGTCGACGTCTCCCACTTTGATCTCAAGGAGGATCCTTCTTTTTGGATGGATCATAATGTACAG GTTATAATAAGGGTGAGGCCTCTCAACGGAAATGAGAAGACTATGTACGGATACAACAGGTGTGTCAAGCAAGATAGTGCACACTGCATTACTTGGATTCCCCAACCTGAAACCAGATTTACATTCGATCATGTTGCATGTGAAACCGTCGACCAG GAGATGCTTTTTAGGATGGCTGGTTTACCCATGGTAGAGAACTGTTTATCTGGATACAATAGCTGCATGTTTGCTTATGGCCAG ACTGGAAGTGGTAAGACGTACACAATGCTTGGCGAAATGGAGGATGTTGAATTTACTCCCAGTCCCCATCGTGGAATGACTCCAAGGATTTTTGAATTCTTGTTTGCTCGTATCAGAGCG GAAGAGGAAAGTCGAAGGGATGAGAAACTCAAGTACAGCTGCAAGTGCTCTTTCTTAGAGATTTATAATGAGCAAATCACTGATCTCCTTGACCCATCATCCACAAACTTGCTT CTGCGTGAAGATGTTAAGAAGGGTGTTTATGTTGAGAACCTTTCCGAATTTGAGGTGCATACAGTCGGAGATATCCTAGGACTTTTGATCCAG GGATCCTCTAATAGGAAAGTCGCGGCTACAAACATGAATCGAGAGAGCAGCAGGTCACATTGTGTATTCATATGCATCATTGAGAGCAAGTGGGAGAGGGATTCGGTTACCAACTACAGATTTGCCAGATTAAATCTCGTTGACCTTGCTGGTTCAGAAAG GCAGAAATCATCTGGTGCTGAGGGTGATCGATTGAAAGAAGCTGCAAATATAAATAAATCCTTGTCGACATTGGG TCATGTAATAATGCTTTTAGTAGATATTGCTCACGGAAAGCCCAGGCATATTCCTTACAGAGATTCAAGGCTAACTTTTCTTCTTCAG GACTCGCTTGGAGGTAATTCAAAAACAATGATAATTGCAAATGTCAGCCCTTCTATCTG TTGTGCTGCTGAAACACTAAATACACTGAAATTCGCCCAGAGAGCAAAACTTATTCAAAATAAT GCTGTAGTGAACGAAGATTCTTCTGGGGATGTTGCTGTGCTACAGCACCAAATATGGCTTCTAAAA GAAGAACTTTCTGCTTTGAAATGCCAAAATGTCTCGAGAACTTTGGCATTTGATCAATCAACTAGCATCAGTAGTCAGGTGAACAGTGAAGAAGAAATGAGATCAGAAAATGATCAGGTGAATGCTTCTGAAGACTTGGTTGAATCTGAATCAAAGGGCGGTGTACGAGTTTCTTCCAAACAG TTTAAATCCTTGGAAATGATGCTTGCCGGAGCCTTGAGAAGGGAGCAGATGGCAGAAACTTCCTTGAAACAGCTTGAAGCTGAAATTGAGCAGTTAAACCGCTTG GTACGTCAAAGAGAAGAGGATACCAGATGTACAAAAATGAAGCTGAAGTTCCGTGAAGACAAAATTCAGAGACTGGAGTCCCTTCTTGGAGAAATGAAGCCAGTTGATGCTTATTTACTTGAAGAGAATGCCACTCTATGTGAAGAGATTCAAATGCTGCAATCTAAAGTTGATAGGAATCCAGAAGTCACCCGGTTTGCTGTGGAGAATATTAGACTACTGGAAGAACTTAGAAG GTTTCAAGATTTTTATGAGGAAGGGGAGAGAGACCTTCTAATGAATGAAGTATCTGAGCTTCGTGCCCAG TTAATCCGCTTTCATGATGATAGTATGCAGCAGCATATTGTTTCTAATATAGCTCAG GATGCAGCAATAGACAGGAAAGAACACGAATCTCTCACTTTTAAG TTGACCAATACGACAAATGAACTAGCACAGTGTCAAACTAAGCTAAAGTCTTGCCTGGAAACAAATTCAAAGTTAAGCAG agaaattgaggaattacATGCTCAGTTAAGAAACAAAGACTCAGAGCTTATTGCTTGCCACAACATTCTTGATGCAATGAAG GATCTACAAGTGCCAAAAATTCCTTCTCAAGCACATGGCAGAGTTGTGGATGAGAATAGAATTAAGCATGGAGATTTGGTGAGTGCGGAAGAACTAGTGAACTTGGAGTTGGAGCTGGATATATTAAAGATTATTCTGAAAGAAGAGAAGCAATCACGTTGGGAAATGGAAGAGCTGGCATCTTCCTTGACTAGAGATGTTCAGTCGGCAGAGCAGCAAGTAGCTTGCATAAGCAAGCAACTTAAAGATGCTGAAGTGGATTTAGCTGAAACAAAGTCTGTGATTCAAGCACTCGAGTCTCAACAGCTTCTATCCACCGCTGAAATAGAGGATCTTAAAAACCATAATTTGGAGCTTTTACGTAAGCAGGAGGTTCAGATCTCTGCACTAAAGGAGCAAGCTTCTTGTCAAGAATCTAGCTCGTGCCTAAAGAACTCTGACTCTGAATGTACAGACTCACCGTTGCAAGAGCAATTGAAGAGAATGCAAGCTTCACTTGATAAGGCCAAACGTCTTAATATGTGGTACCAGAGTGATCATGCTTATCAACGATCCAACGAGGAAGAAATGGATGAAATACGCAGACAAGCTGAGGCAGAAACAGCTGAAGTCATTGTCTGCTTGCAAGAAGAGCTTTCCGTTCTTCAAGAGCGTGTGCATGAGAGtgatttgagagagaaagaggCAGAAAATAAGCTGCTCATTCTTGAGACAGAAATGAAGGAGATGCATGAAGCTTTTGACAGGCTGTCTTCTGACAACCAAGTTTTATGTCAAAATCTTCAGCAGAAAGAGATGCAGATAAAATTGCTTGCAGATGATTGGGCACTTTTGAGCTGTGAGATTGAAGCAGCTCTGATTGAGGGGCATGAAGCCTTAAGAAGTGCATCTGATGAACTTGATTCTGCTTCTACTTCCAGCCAAAGGGCATTAATTTCTGAACGAGTGGGTAAAATGATCAGACATATATCTGACCAAGAATTACTGATACAAGAACTCAACACCTATCTAGAGGAggcaaacattaaaacaagtgACTTGGAACACATGTTAATGTCCCTTAAAGGTGCAACAATTGTAATGTCAGAGGCTCATCAAAAAGAGTTTTCGGAGAAGGAGAAAGAAATATTGCAGCTGAAGTCAGAACTACAGGCTAGCTTCTTCACTGAGAAGGAAGAGATGTATATGTCTGAAAAGAATCGTCTCGAAAGCATGCACATTGTGGAAGTTGGAGTGCTCAGCCTACAAGCGGCTTTCACTGATTTTGAAAGACAGTGTCAAAGTAAATTCCTGGCTATGAATCATAAACTGAAGACGCTTGAAGAACATGCCAAAGAAGCCAAACACTCCTGGCTTCAAACAAAAGAG TTGCTTGAGTATGAACTTTTGGATTCCAAGGCAGCTACAGCTCAAAAAGCAATGGAGGCTTCATGCCTTCTTGTTCGATTTGAGGAGGTTCAGGACACTATGAAAGAGGCTGATTTGATGATCAATGGACTAATGATAGCAAATGAAACAATGAAACTTGAAATTGAAGACCTTAGGAATATGGATGTCATGCTAAATGGTGAGATAGAGCGTTTAATGATGGAAGTACAGACACTACAATCTGCCAATGTTTTGAAAGATCAAAGATGCAATTATCTTGAAAATCAGCTTGCGTTGGAAGCTTCCTCAACTGCTAGTCTTATTGAGGAGCTTCAGTGTCTTGTTTCAGCTACACAACATGCTTCTGAAGAGGCTGTTACGTCTTTAACCCATGATTTCTACAGTGTTATATCTCAGGTTAAAGATGCTCTGAATATGACGCGTGCATCACTCGAGGAAATCTGGTCAGAGAATGTTTTGAGGGACTGTACTCTTTCTGTGATACATCTCTGTCATATTGGCATTTTGTCAGATGCAGTATCAGTGATAAATTTTGAGAACGACCTTCACCATGATATATGTGAATCAAAGACGCTGATTAGTTCTTTGAGGGAGCAGAATACGAAATTAAGACAAGAAATGGAGATATGTCGACAAGTCAATGAGAGGCTACTGTCTGATCTCAAAAGCAGTCTCAATCATATTTCAAACAAAGATGGTGAAATTAGCGAACTCCACCTAAAGCTAGACAGCTTTAAAGAAAATCTAGTAGCTCTTCAGCGTCAGGAAGAGTTGATGCTGGAAACGTGCAACTTTATGGGTTCTAAGCTCACTATGTTAGAAGATGAGTCGAATCAGAGTAACTTGACTGTGGCCGCATCTCTTGTGGAGCAAGAGAAATTGCTCAAGAACAATGCCAAATTAATTGAATCTCAGGCCGAGGTGTTTTCAGTAGAATTATATGCAAAAGACCTCGAAGTTTCACTTATGACATCAGAGATTCAGCAATTGGCTCAATTCAGCAATTATAAGCTCACTATGCTAGAAGACGAGTTGACTCGGAGTAACTTAGCTGTTGCTGCGTCTCTTGTGGAGCAAGAGAAGTTGCACAAGAATAATGCCAAATTAATTGAATTTCAAGCCGAGGTGTTTTCAGTAGAATTATATGCAAAAGACCTCGAAGTTTCACTTATGACATCAGAGATTCAGCAATTGGCTCAATTCAGCAATTATAAGCTCACTATGCTAGAAGACGAGTTGACTCGGAGTAACTTAGCTGTTGCTGCATCTCTTGTGGAGCAAGAGAAGCTGCACGAGAACAATGCCAAATTACTTGAATCTCAGGCCGAGGTGTTTTCAGTAGAATTATATGCCAAAGACCTTGAAGTTTCACTGTTGACGTCAGAGATTCAGCAATTGGCTCAATTCAGCAATTATAAGCTCACTACTTTAGAAGATGAGTTGACTCGGAGTAACTTAACTGTGACTGCATCTCTTATGGAGCAAGAGAAATTGCACGAGAACAATGCCAAATTAATTGAATCTCAGATCGAGGTGTTTTCAGTAGAATTATATGCCAAAGACCTCGAAATTTCACTTATGACATTAGAGATTCAGCAATTGGCTCAATTCAGCAACTATAAGTTCACTACGTTAGAAGATGAGTTGACTCAGAGTAACTTAACTGTGGCTGCATCTCTTGTGGAGCAAGAAAAGTTGCACAAGAGCAATGTCAAATTAATTGAATCTCAGGCCGAGGTTTTTTCAGTAGAATTATATGCCAAAGACCTCGAAGTTTCACTTTTGACATCAGAGATTCAGGAATTGGCTCAATTCAGCAATTATAAGCTCACTACGTTAGAAGATGagctgactcagaataacttaaCTCTGGCTGCATCTCTTGTAGAGCAAGAGAAGTTGAACGAGAACAATGCCAAATTAATTGAATCTCAGGCCGAGGTGTTTTCAATAGAATTACATGCTAAAGACCTCGAAGTTTCACGTATGACATCAGAGATTCAGCAATTGGCTCAACGCAATTCTGACATGGATAAACAGCATCTACTCTGTTGCACTGCTTTGGATTCATTGGTCACTGAGATTGTCACACTGAAGATTTTTGCAGATTTGAGAGAAGAACTCTTGTTTGAAAAAGAATCAGAGGTTGATTGTTTGCACACAACAATTAAGAAAGCCATGGATAGTGAGTCTAGAGTCTTTACCCAACTCCAAGCACTCAGCACTTTAAGTTCCAAAGTTGCGAAATGTGCCTATTCAGTGGAAACGACTGAACTCCAGAGTTGCAGCACGCTCAATCAGCTACAACAAAATCTCGTCTTAGTTTTGGATCAGATATCTGAAGACAGCTGTCAGAACTTGGAGTCAGTGTCAAAGTTTCTGGAAGAGTTGGACTGTGTAGACTTTATGGCTAAAGAAATTTTAACTCAGAACCTTTCCCTGAATGAAATGCTGGTCAGGAAGGATGAGATTGTAAAGGGATTGCTCTTTGATCTACGTCTATTGCAGGAGTCTGCTTCCGACAGTAAGATTCAACAGGATCAGATAGATGAAATGGAAGGTATATTGCACTCTACAGAATGTGAGTTAGCTACAAAATCACATGATCTTGACGAGGCTATTGCTTTTGTCAAAGTACTTGAAGCGAAGGTGGAGAAACAACGCGACATCTTATCTGCAACAACAATGGAATTGGAAAACGCCAACCTATCCTTTAAAATCCTACTTGATGAAAATGAAGAGCTGAAGTCTCGTGTGGAGGAAATCATGGCAGCTAAAACTTCTTTTGAGAGAGAAACGTGTGAGAAGAGGAGTGCTATTGACAGCTTGGAAAATGAACTACTTGAAATGGGCAACACTTTGGGGCAAATGAATAATTTGGTGGAATCTCTTAAGAGCAACTTGGCTGATGTTAACAGTGAAAAGGACCATCTCCAGAAGGAGTTATTGATTTTGGAAGGAAAACTGGAAACCGCTCATGCTCTTGCTGGGGAAAATGAAGCTATTGCTGTAGAAGCTCAACAG ATAGCTGAATCAAGAAGGATTTATGcggaagagaaggaagaagagGTGCAGCTATTAGAGCGATCTGTGCAAGAATTAGATTCTACCATTAGTGTTTTGGAGAACAAG GTGGATGTTCTGAAAGGAGAAACTGAGAGGCAAAGGTTGCAGCGAGAGGAGCTAGAAGTGGAGCTCCATTCTTTCAAAAATCAGATGCAATCTGTTGAATTTGCTGATTCGGAGATCAAAAG GCATTTAGATGAGAAAACAAGAAACCTCCAAGAAGCTCTAATGCTTATTAAAGTTCTTGAGAAGGATTTGGCACATAGAGATACAGAG ATTGCTCAATGCAGAGCACATATCTCTGAGTTGTCTCTTCATGCGGAGTCTCAGGCTTGTGAGTACAAACAGAAG TTCAAGGAATTGGAAGCAATGTTGGAACAGTTTCGAGCAGAAGCAGTCACGAACCATGAACGGAATGCTTCATGCAACAAGTTAGAGAAAAATCCATCGAAAGCAAGGGGTTCTGCTTCCCCTTTCAAAGCAAAGGGTTCAAGTTCGCCCTTCAAAGGTAGAGGTTCTGGTTCTCCTTTCAAGTGCATTGGGTTGGGATTTGTGAACCAACTCAAATCCGAGAAGGATGAGGATATAAATGCTGAAAAACTTAGGATTGGAGAGCTCGAAGCCCTAGCCGATAGTAGACAAAAAGAA ATATTCATGTTAAACGCGCGGTTGGCTGCTACAGAAAGCATGACCCACGATGTAATTCGGGATTTGCTGGGTGTAAAATTGGACATGAACAACTGCGCT AACCTGTTAGATAAGCAGCAAGTAAAAAGGTTAATGGAGATGGGTCATGTAGACATTGCGGAATCCCAG GACCATAAAGTGATCAACCTAAAGAAACAAATCAATGAGTTTATTGTAGAGAGAAAAGG ATGGCTAGAGGAAATTGATAGAAGAGAGACCGAGCTTGTGGCTGCGCAGATTGCATTAGAGGAGCTCCGTGAGCAAGTGTTGTTCCTCTCcacggaaaacagtgtattgaaG AGAGATCTAACAAACCACAAAAGGCAAGTGGCCGAGTTGGAAGAGGAAGTGAAGAAGTTGTCAGGTCAACAAAACCTCCAACAGCGGATACACCATCATGCTAAAATTAAG GAGGAGAACAATATTCTgaaaatgcaaaacaaagaactgaGCGCAAAAGTGCGACAGGCAGAGGCATATCGCAAAACGGTC